A genome region from Maridesulfovibrio salexigens DSM 2638 includes the following:
- a CDS encoding TolC family protein, which produces MSAHMIKKFGTACILCTLLTIQSNVSFADNSTEGTPPQPVVETSMETVSLSDLENKNKEYKNAEDIESFKQGVIKIEDPGVKGSSLQENSPNAANATTLTLQRACELAVGNHPLVASSRYSLLEKTAEYGMARQVYMPRIDFTAQAGPSHNLDTDTTSYGQSSVAMTQTFFNFGGLDDSVDSAKMKAVGAKYRLARTQEDIAALAINSYLSVMQAQETLQVYNNSLEFYNKLLKTFWERYNAGISSKADARKVEVSLRSTESQVTVQKQQLKTARLLLENIIKQPVNEVETDISMAKMEISETLEGAYEIAKANNVNLRAYDAEIESQKKAVSTVEANYYPSFGYRLQAKSEFKKYDGYENALDAQLTVNWNLFNGYATDEGVKREEAVLKRLQATKEATELEVQNILSDAFNAYKSSEKEFELARDAYDASINLMSLYLSEFDLGIRTLLDLITAREGQTSAAVREVNARYARIRAALNIFLEQGRLPEILGLPVEEVPFENSNSLYSAKGE; this is translated from the coding sequence ATGTCTGCGCATATGATTAAAAAATTTGGAACAGCTTGCATTCTTTGTACACTCCTTACCATTCAGAGCAATGTTTCTTTTGCTGATAACTCCACAGAAGGCACCCCTCCCCAGCCTGTAGTGGAAACCTCAATGGAAACAGTAAGCCTTTCTGATCTGGAGAATAAGAATAAAGAATACAAAAATGCTGAAGATATTGAATCCTTTAAACAGGGAGTCATCAAAATTGAAGACCCCGGTGTAAAAGGATCTTCCTTGCAGGAAAACAGCCCAAATGCTGCAAATGCAACTACCCTGACCTTGCAGCGGGCTTGTGAACTGGCTGTGGGCAACCATCCTTTGGTGGCATCATCCCGGTATTCTTTGCTTGAAAAGACTGCCGAGTACGGCATGGCCCGTCAGGTTTACATGCCTAGGATCGACTTCACTGCACAGGCTGGTCCCTCGCACAATCTTGACACCGATACCACCAGCTACGGTCAATCCTCTGTAGCCATGACCCAGACCTTCTTCAACTTCGGCGGTCTCGATGACAGCGTAGACAGTGCAAAGATGAAGGCGGTAGGTGCCAAGTACCGTTTGGCACGCACACAGGAAGACATCGCCGCCCTTGCCATCAACTCCTACCTGAGCGTGATGCAGGCGCAGGAAACCTTGCAAGTCTACAACAACTCTCTGGAATTCTATAACAAACTGTTGAAGACTTTCTGGGAACGCTACAATGCCGGTATCTCCTCCAAGGCTGATGCCCGCAAAGTGGAAGTATCGCTGCGGTCCACAGAATCTCAGGTAACTGTACAGAAGCAGCAGCTCAAGACAGCCAGACTGCTTCTTGAAAACATCATCAAACAGCCGGTTAATGAAGTTGAAACAGACATCTCAATGGCTAAGATGGAAATTTCAGAAACCCTTGAAGGTGCCTACGAAATAGCCAAAGCCAACAACGTAAACCTCAGGGCTTACGATGCTGAGATTGAATCACAGAAAAAAGCGGTTTCCACTGTGGAAGCCAACTACTACCCCTCTTTCGGGTACAGATTACAGGCCAAAAGTGAATTTAAGAAATATGACGGTTACGAAAATGCTCTTGATGCACAGCTCACCGTCAACTGGAACCTGTTTAACGGCTATGCCACAGATGAAGGCGTAAAAAGGGAAGAAGCCGTCCTTAAAAGATTACAGGCTACCAAGGAAGCAACTGAGCTTGAGGTTCAGAACATTCTTTCCGATGCCTTCAATGCTTACAAATCATCTGAAAAAGAATTTGAACTTGCCCGCGATGCCTATGACGCAAGTATCAACCTCATGAGCCTCTATTTGAGCGAGTTTGATCTCGGCATCAGAACCCTTCTTGATCTTATTACCGCCCGCGAAGGGCAAACAAGCGCAGCTGTGCGCGAAGTAAATGCCCGCTACGCCAGAATCCGTGCGGCACTCAACATTTTTCTCGAACAAGGCAGACTCCCCGAAATTCTGGGGCTCCCGGTGGAAGAAGTTCCATTTGAAAACAGTAATTCTCTCTACTCTGCTAAAGGTGAATAA